Within Desulfurobacterium thermolithotrophum DSM 11699, the genomic segment TTTATGAATCCCTCCTTGAAAAGTTCAACGAAAATCCACAAATTCTTGCATTTAACGGAACAAAAAAAGAAAGAAGAAGATTTAAAAAAGAACTAAGATGTGCATCTAAAGATCTTCTTAAAGCTGCTGAGAACTATCTTAACTGGTACAAAAACTGCAAAAGGCTTTTTAATTAATTTTCTTTTTCCTGAACTTCCTGCTCTTCCTTATCCCTCGCCTCGTGGTGGGTTCACGCCACCACTTATTCCTATTCCTGCAAAAAGTAAGGAGTCGAAGAGCTATCCTCTTTAATCTTGTTACAAGCTCAAACCACCTCTTTTTGAAGCTCCTGTAGTATTCTGCTGGAGCAAATCTAAATTTTTTAAGCAAATGTTTTCATCATTCCTTTTGAATATTTTACTCCCTCCTACCCCGAAACATGTCTTGTCCCAGGTTATTACTCCGTGAGATATTCCTGGTTTTAAATATTTTGGTTGTCTTATAATCTTTATATCCTTTTTCCTATACTTTTTGGGGGTTTTCAAGTTCCTTGAAGACCATCCTCTTGATAACTCCTCAAAGAATTATTTGAGCTGAGCAAGACTGAAGAGAACGTAAATTAACAGAATTGTCTTTCAACTTATTGTATAGGTTATATTTATTTGATTGGGCAAGTTTATTGCGAGGAGTTTTCCTGTCAGGAAGATAAAGGAAGATTAACATCCTTAAAGAACACCTGAAAAAAGCGGTAGAGAATAAAAAAAAAATGGGGGCAATTATGCCCCCTTCCAGCTTCAGGAAGTAATTTTTTTAAATTTCATTCTCCGGTTTGATATTAGCATTACCATCTAATACACGTACTTCATGTTCTCCTGTAACAATACTCTTAATCATGCCAAACTTCCAGGAAGCGTAAGCATGAATTAGAGCAAGAACAACGTAAAGAATTGCTATGAAACCATGGAACCTCTGTGTTGAGGAAAGTGGATCAACCCAGTCAGGAATAAGAGCATGGCAGAACCTTGTAATAAGTCCAAAGTTCTCAGGAAAGAGAATAGCTATACCAGTAATTCCAAGGAGAATCCATAAGAGTACCCATCCCCACCAGGCAAGAACTTCTGTAGGGATGATTTTTCTTACATAGTCACCTCTTTTTGGATCATAAAGAGGTTCATGCGCAACAGGTTTTCTAAGGAGGAAGTGTCTAACTTCATCAAAGAAGAAGTCAATGGCTTCCCATAGCCTGCGCAGGCCAAACCACATATACTCACCGCTCATAATGAAGTAGTAGAAGAAGAAGGTAATAGTACCAAGGAAGAAAAATGCTACAACAATGTGAAGAGCTCTCGCTGTTCCTGTTTGAATAAATTCAACAGCTGGATTAGGACCAAGAGCCAATCCAGAAACAAGAAGTATTAGTGATTGAAAAACTATAAGCCAATGAAGAAGTATAAAGAGTTTACTATGTCTTTTAACCTTTATTTTCTTCATCGTTGCCCCCTTTTCTGCCGATGTTTGTAGCTACAAGGTGGGCACCTATACCCGCTACAGTTCCAATTGCTGCAGCTCCCATCCATGTTCCAAGGTTTGTTCCAAAGGCTGTTGGAAGAGGAGCAGCTTTAACGTGAGCTTTAATATCTTCTACGTGACATGATTCACAAGCAATAAATCCTCTTGCAAAGTTTCCTTGTTCAAACTTTTTACCTTTTAAGTGACATGTTCTACAGCTTGCAGTCTCATTACTTACCTTGAATGGGAATACTTTTTCAAGCTCTCCTTTAAGCGCAGCATTAAGAAGAATAACAGCTTGTCTTGCAACAGCTGCTGTAATTCTTCCACATCTTTCTGATCTTTGCTTTGAACCACTTGCAAATCCAGCAATAGAGCACCACTTAGATACTACAACGTGACAAAGAACAGAGTTACAGTGAATTGATGGAAGGGGTTTATCCCACTTTCCTTTAACAGGGAATTTATGGTTTACTGCGTATTCATTTGTTAATGGAGTTGGAAACGCAGTTACTTCATACCATCTAAAGAGTCTTCTAATAATTTTCTTTCCAAGTTTTGGACCTACTGCCCATTCGATAGCACAGGCTGCACCATTTAGTGCACCACAAATAGTTCCATATCCTTCAATTCCACCGTTTCCATACTTCATTGGAATAGGTAAGTGATGATGGGCTTTTCTTGCAGCAACCATTTCTTCAAAAGTAGGAAGTGGAAGTAGTGTGTAAGGATATCCTTTCTTTTCTCTAAGAAGAGAAGTTATAGCCCAAAAAGCTCCTGCTGAACATTCACCAACGAAGTATCCAAGATAACCACGTTTCATTGCTTCTTCAGGGTCAAGTTCTACATAACCCCAAGGAAGAAAAGGAGCATTTTCCATATTAGGGGAGGCCCCGGCAGCAGGAGCCTCTTCAGCAAAACCAGCTTTTGGAAGGCTCATAAGCCCTGCACCGGAAGCTACAAGCAATCCCTTAACAAAGTCCCTTCTTTTCATTATGAAAACCTCCTTTTTTGTTTTTTAGAATAGAAGCTGGAATTCAGCAGAAATTAAATCTTTTTGATTTGAAGCAGTATCAATCACATGAACATAAGCTCCCCTAATTGCAGCTTGCCAGCCATTTAGGAGATAGTAAAAACCAGCAGATGCATACTTCTCTTCATTGTTTGAAACATCAGTGTCTTTATCAAATTCGGAGTATCTTCCAATTAAATGAAGCTTTTGTAATCCAGGGACAGCATAATCTGCTTGGAGATAATAACCAGCAACATTTCCTTTTAAAGCATATTTTGTTACAGTACTTTTGTTAGGATTATCATGAAGGTAACCTGCTTCTAAAGCTAAGTTTACAGGCTTAATATCAAGTTTTGTTTCAAGATCAAAAAGGTTTCTCTTAGCTACTTTTTTATCATTGTAAGCAGCCCAACCATAACCCCCTTCATAAGCTGCTCTTATCCTCCACTTAAAGTCAGAACTATTAATAGGAGTACTATCTACAGCAAGAATGTAAGAGTATTTCTTGTCATCATTTCTTAAAGTAGAAAATCCTTCACCATCCATAACAGCAGCTTCTAGTTTTAGTTTCTTCATTGGAGAGAAGATTGCTCTTATACCAAGATCTCTATTATGAGAACCCATTTTTCTAACAGCAATTGGTCTTTCTGGGAAAATAATCTTTGGACCAGGTTTAAGATATGACATTGAAACAGGTATTTTCTGCTGTCCCATTCTAAGTTTTAAAGGAACTGCATCAAACTTATAATCAATGAATGCATCCCAAAGCTCTACTGTTTCTCCTCTATCTGCTCTAACATGAATCATATAACCAATATTGTCATTAAGATTTCCATGGAATCTAAATCTTACTTTCCTTGCTACTAATCCATTTGCTTTTTCTCCATATATGTTTTTATTATTTCCTCCCTCGTAATCAAAATTAGTTTGGTCCCATCTTAAAAGAATTCTACCATCAACTTGTAGCTTCTCTGTTCTCTTTCTTGGCATAACAGTATAACCAGACTTTCTTACAAGACTTCTAAGGCTTTCGTTTTCTTTTTCCAGCTCAGCAACTTTTTGTTCTAATTGCTGAAGCTTTTCTAAAACTTCGTCGTTTGAAACTTCTTGCCCGAAGGCAGCTACAGAACCAAGAGATAACATGAAGACTGTTGAGACTGCGAGGAACTTCCTCATCCTACACCTCCTTTTAAGATTTTTACACTTGTGTACTCGTAATTATATATTAATGTCTTATAGTAACTTATGGCAAATTTATCAAAATTTGATAGCCATGTCAACTATTTAAAGAGGGTGTTTGAAAATTGCCAAAATTAAGAAAAAAGCCTATCCTCTCCGGTATGAAAGCGAAAAGACTAAATTTCCACAAAGTACTCAACCTATCAAAAACATACATGAACCGGAGAGGACAGGCTGTACTGGTATATTTATATCCTTTTAAAACCAAAAGAGGAAGACCCAAGAAATACCCTGACGAGATAATTCTTACCCTTCTTTTCCTCCAAGTAGCCTGGAACCTATCATTCAGAGACCTTGAATATTTGGCAGTTCAGATATTTGGAAGAGAGAATATTCCTGATTTTTCAACCTATTATTACCGACTCAAGCAACTACCTTCCATTCTCCTTGTAGATTTTCTGAACTTTGTCTCTCGAAGACTCTTAGGGAAGTATCATAAAGAACTAAGATTTCTGATAATAGATGGAACTGGCTTCAAATACAATGAGATTTATCCATTGAAAATTCTAAGAGGCAAAGAGATAAAGGAGGTAAAAAGCCACGTTAAAGTTGTTGTATTAAGCGTTCATCTAAAAGATGGAAAAAGGTTCATTCTTACTGCATTACCTGGAGAGAGTTACGCTTCGGAAGTGAAACTTGGAGAGAAAATAGTTAGGTGGTTAAACGAAAGGGGATTTATATGGAGAGCTTTGAAAGGAAGGCCATTTTTAGGAGACAAAGCTTATGACAGCATTAAGTTTATTGAGCTTGTTCTGTTAGCAGGCTTAAAGCCTTACATAAAGGTGAGAGAAACATTAAGGAAGGGAATTAAATCTGAGATTAGGCTTAAATGCAAAGAGCTTTTAGAATCTGATGAAATTTACAGGTTTAGAGGACTGATAGAGAGTATTTTTGGAGAAGTTAAGCAGGATGTTGGAAGTTACGAGAGAACAAAGAGCTTTCATATAGCTCAACTGTTTGTTTTAGCTAAGTTTATCCTCTTTAACATGGGAGTTTTGTTCTTTGTCTGGATGATTTTTCAAACACTCTCACTATTTAAAGAGAAACTTTTGATTACACTGGATTAAAAATAATTAAAAAGCCTTTCCTTTATTTAAGTTTTATCAATTTTTGGAAAAAAATTTTTTTAAATTTTCAAGAGAAAGCTTAATAAAATAAAAGAAATTTAATTTAAAGAGGTTTAATAATAATAACTACTTAGGTAGTATTGAAGTTCAAAGATAAAATTTCTACAATACTTTAATTTTTACTAAAAAAGCAATATTTAAAATCTTGATAACCTAAACCTATAGATGAAAGAAAAAGAACTTCATGACTTAGAAGATGACATTTTTAAATTGATGTAATATAATCCATTTACACATTCCACTTAATATCTAAATTAGGAGGTCAATAAATTATGAGACTGAAAAAACTCATTTATTTTCTTTTTCTCTCTATTTCGCCTATAGTTGCTAACGCTAATAGTGCTAACGAATTAAAAATATTTAAACTTAACGATCCAGATCCAGCTGTAAGAAAAGCAGCTGTTTTTTATCTATCACAGACAGGAGATCCAGCATATATCCCTAAGTTTTGTGAAATGCTTTTAAAGGATAAAAATGAGGAGGTAAGAGCTGCTGCAGCAGATGGCTTAGGAAATTTTGATGATAAAAGGGCAGAAGATTGTCTTTTAAAAGCTCTTAAAAAGGAAAAATCAGAAAGAGTTAAGGAAAGTATAGTTTCGGCTCTTGTAGATTTTGATGATAAAAAAGTAGGTAAGTTGATGTGTAAGTTAGTTGATAGTAAAAATCCTAATATAAAAAGATACGCTTTAATGGCCTTACTTCAATATAAAGGACTGTGTGATAAAAAGATTTTTAAACTTTTAAAGCAGGAAAATAAAAGTGACTTAAGAACAAAATTTGCTGAAATTCTTGGTATCCATCAGTATAAACCAGCAAAGAATTATATGATGAAACTACTTAACTCTAGAAAGGATGAAGATAAGTTAGTAGCTTTAACCTATTTCAAGTATTATCCTACAGGTGATATCGTTCCTAAGCTAGAAAAAATTTTAACAAAAAGTACTAATGAGGATTTAAAGTCTTTAGCTTTTGATGCTCTTATCGCAACAGACCATCAAAATGCTTATAAATTAATAAAGAAACTCTTAATAAAACCAACTTTTAAAAAGAAGTTTGCTTTAAGACTAGCTACTATAAAGACAAATCTTCCTCCATCGGTAATAAATTCCCTTATTGATGATAGTGATGATATCACGAAAATAGCTTTGCTTACTTACATTGGTAAACATAAACTTACAAACTACTGTAATTTCATAGAGAAAAACGTGTATAGCAAATCAAACGATGTACAAGCTGCAGCTATTTGGGCTTTAGGGCAAGTTGATTGTAAAGATAGCGTAAAAATACTTTATGAACTCATTACAAATCTTGAGCTTGATGATACTATTAGAAAAAATGCTGCTATAGCTTTAGCTAACTTAAATCCAAAAGAATTGAAGAAAAACGTTAAGCTCATAAAGAAGGCATATGATAACGAAATATTTGATGATATCAAGGATATACTTAAAAGAGCTCTCAAAAAAGCTCAACAGGAAAATTAACTAAAAGTTATTACGAGGAGAAGAAATGGTTGATTATAATACTCTTAAGGCATTTAAGCTTGTAGTGGATTTAAAGAGCTTTTCTGCAGCAGCTAAGGTACTAAATGTTAGCCAACCGGCTATAACAAACAGGATAAAGAGTCTTGAAAGGTTTCTTGGAGCTCCTCTTTTTGTTAGAAAAGGGAAATCTTTTACTCTTTCTTCTTACGGAGAAATTCTTTACAGAGAAATAGACATAGCAATAGAAAGCCTAGATAGAATTAAGAATTTAATGATTAAACTATCAAAAAATACAAGAGAAAAACTAAGATTTGCAGCAAGCACTACTGTTGGAAATTGGTTTATTCCTGGAATAATTCAATCTTTTATTCAGAATAAGGATATTAGTATTGAAATGCTTATAGGTAACACTGAAGAGGTTGTTCAAAATATCCTTTCTCGTTATTTTGATTTTGGTATTGTAGAAGGAAAAGCTGAAGACGAAGCTTTAAGTATTATTCCAATAAAAGAAGATAAATTAGTACTAATAAAAGCAAAAGAAAGTCCCATTCCTGATGTTCTTTCTATAGAGGATCTATTAAAGTATCCTATTGTAGTGAGAGAAAGAGGTTCAGGTACAAGAAATTTAATAGAAGAGATACTTTCTAAATTTAATATTACCTTTAGCAATATGAAAATATTTGCTGAGATTGGAAATACAACTTCCATAATTAATTTCGTTTCCAAAAATCCTAATGTTATAGCTTTTGTTCCTGAAGTAGCAGTAAAAGATGACTCTACCGTACAGATCATAAAAACAAAAGATATTCAAATAACAAGAAAATTTTCATTATTGATACATAAAGATTGTTCTCTTAACATGTTAGCAAGAGAATTTATAG encodes:
- a CDS encoding cytochrome b/b6 domain-containing protein — encoded protein: MKKIKVKRHSKLFILLHWLIVFQSLILLVSGLALGPNPAVEFIQTGTARALHIVVAFFFLGTITFFFYYFIMSGEYMWFGLRRLWEAIDFFFDEVRHFLLRKPVAHEPLYDPKRGDYVRKIIPTEVLAWWGWVLLWILLGITGIAILFPENFGLITRFCHALIPDWVDPLSSTQRFHGFIAILYVVLALIHAYASWKFGMIKSIVTGEHEVRVLDGNANIKPENEI
- a CDS encoding C-GCAxxG-C-C family protein, producing the protein MKRRDFVKGLLVASGAGLMSLPKAGFAEEAPAAGASPNMENAPFLPWGYVELDPEEAMKRGYLGYFVGECSAGAFWAITSLLREKKGYPYTLLPLPTFEEMVAARKAHHHLPIPMKYGNGGIEGYGTICGALNGAACAIEWAVGPKLGKKIIRRLFRWYEVTAFPTPLTNEYAVNHKFPVKGKWDKPLPSIHCNSVLCHVVVSKWCSIAGFASGSKQRSERCGRITAAVARQAVILLNAALKGELEKVFPFKVSNETASCRTCHLKGKKFEQGNFARGFIACESCHVEDIKAHVKAAPLPTAFGTNLGTWMGAAAIGTVAGIGAHLVATNIGRKGGNDEENKG
- a CDS encoding phosphate porin; translated protein: MRKFLAVSTVFMLSLGSVAAFGQEVSNDEVLEKLQQLEQKVAELEKENESLRSLVRKSGYTVMPRKRTEKLQVDGRILLRWDQTNFDYEGGNNKNIYGEKANGLVARKVRFRFHGNLNDNIGYMIHVRADRGETVELWDAFIDYKFDAVPLKLRMGQQKIPVSMSYLKPGPKIIFPERPIAVRKMGSHNRDLGIRAIFSPMKKLKLEAAVMDGEGFSTLRNDDKKYSYILAVDSTPINSSDFKWRIRAAYEGGYGWAAYNDKKVAKRNLFDLETKLDIKPVNLALEAGYLHDNPNKSTVTKYALKGNVAGYYLQADYAVPGLQKLHLIGRYSEFDKDTDVSNNEEKYASAGFYYLLNGWQAAIRGAYVHVIDTASNQKDLISAEFQLLF
- a CDS encoding IS5-like element ISDeth1 family transposase — encoded protein: MPKLRKKPILSGMKAKRLNFHKVLNLSKTYMNRRGQAVLVYLYPFKTKRGRPKKYPDEIILTLLFLQVAWNLSFRDLEYLAVQIFGRENIPDFSTYYYRLKQLPSILLVDFLNFVSRRLLGKYHKELRFLIIDGTGFKYNEIYPLKILRGKEIKEVKSHVKVVVLSVHLKDGKRFILTALPGESYASEVKLGEKIVRWLNERGFIWRALKGRPFLGDKAYDSIKFIELVLLAGLKPYIKVRETLRKGIKSEIRLKCKELLESDEIYRFRGLIESIFGEVKQDVGSYERTKSFHIAQLFVLAKFILFNMGVLFFVWMIFQTLSLFKEKLLITLD
- a CDS encoding HEAT repeat domain-containing protein, which encodes MRLKKLIYFLFLSISPIVANANSANELKIFKLNDPDPAVRKAAVFYLSQTGDPAYIPKFCEMLLKDKNEEVRAAAADGLGNFDDKRAEDCLLKALKKEKSERVKESIVSALVDFDDKKVGKLMCKLVDSKNPNIKRYALMALLQYKGLCDKKIFKLLKQENKSDLRTKFAEILGIHQYKPAKNYMMKLLNSRKDEDKLVALTYFKYYPTGDIVPKLEKILTKSTNEDLKSLAFDALIATDHQNAYKLIKKLLIKPTFKKKFALRLATIKTNLPPSVINSLIDDSDDITKIALLTYIGKHKLTNYCNFIEKNVYSKSNDVQAAAIWALGQVDCKDSVKILYELITNLELDDTIRKNAAIALANLNPKELKKNVKLIKKAYDNEIFDDIKDILKRALKKAQQEN
- a CDS encoding LysR family transcriptional regulator — translated: MVDYNTLKAFKLVVDLKSFSAAAKVLNVSQPAITNRIKSLERFLGAPLFVRKGKSFTLSSYGEILYREIDIAIESLDRIKNLMIKLSKNTREKLRFAASTTVGNWFIPGIIQSFIQNKDISIEMLIGNTEEVVQNILSRYFDFGIVEGKAEDEALSIIPIKEDKLVLIKAKESPIPDVLSIEDLLKYPIVVRERGSGTRNLIEEILSKFNITFSNMKIFAEIGNTTSIINFVSKNPNVIAFVPEVAVKDDSTVQIIKTKDIQITRKFSLLIHKDCSLNMLAREFIGYLLNFQQPIQQS